The following proteins are co-located in the Manihot esculenta cultivar AM560-2 chromosome 7, M.esculenta_v8, whole genome shotgun sequence genome:
- the LOC122724090 gene encoding uncharacterized protein LOC122724090 → MSGASYSVESDPSEGSFEENRERMDVRREIELDVQRKDIGVQVNMDEESVDDTQNKDARISSSGEVDPSILSTAAKRGKKKVRGLKGSKKREFWNKLKSGLGSSSNRDSFRCERCGRLHKGVCLAGTTACFRCGQEGHVVRECRTAPWIAQSQRTFLSRVVQQEAATSDPVVPGTEQRNQREQQ, encoded by the exons ATGAGTGGAGCTAGTTATTCTGTGGAATCAGACCCATCTGAAGGATCTTTTGAGGAAAACAGGGAAAGAATGGATGTAAGGAGAGAGATAGAAttagatgtgcaaagaaaggataTAGGAGTGCAAGTGAATATGGACGAAGAGTCTGTAGATGATACCCAGAATAAGGATGCCAGGATCTCtagttcaggagaagttgacCCCTCTATTTTGAGTACAGCTGCTAAAAGGGGGAAAAAGAAAGTCAGAGGccttaaagggtcaaagaagagggagttttggaataagttaaaGTCAGGGTTGGGTTCGAGTTCTAATAGGGATAGCTTTAGATGTGAGAGGTGTGGAAGgctgcataagggagtttgtcttgcagggacaacagcatgttttaggtgtggtcaggagggacatgtAGTTCGTGAGTGTCGTACTGCACCTTGGATAGCTCAGTCTCAGCGGACATTTTTAAGTAGAGTTGTTCAACAGGAGGCAGCCACATCAGACCCAGTAGTGCCAG gcacagaacagaggaaccagagagagcagcagtga